From the Butyricicoccus intestinisimiae genome, the window TGATGTTAATCCAGTCCCATGTATTGCGGGTGTATACCTTAACCTGTGCAGTGTAGTCCCCGGTCTGGTTATACATTCCAGAGCGGTACATTGAAGGGTAAACATATCCGGCTTTAGGTGGTGAAGGTCTTTTGCCGTTTGGCTTTTCTTTCCAGTTTGAAAGATTACTTTTATATGATGAAACCTTACCAATAGCCTCATTAATTGCCCCGCGACGCATGTAGCTTGGCATTTTATAAAACTTTGAGTCAAAATTATACGCCGGATTTGGATTATTTTTTGTGGCATGGATAAGGTGTTCAACATAAGCAGATCTGTCTCTGCCTTCTAAAGAAGATATTTCTTCCCAGTTTTCAAGACAGGCATTAAGAATGTAGTCCACAGCATGCCTGTATATGGCAACAGTCTCTTTGAAAATGCTGTTATAATGTTTGATTTTTACACTGTATGTGGTGTACATTTGCATGCTGCAGACCTCCTTTCCTATTTGTTTTTCTGGGAATTAATATAGCCTGCGACCTGTTCCAGACTTCTGTTGCTTACAGTTGCCACAAAGTATGATGGATTCCATAAATGCCCACCCCAAAGCTGTTCTTTGATTTCTGGATGACTTAAAAACAACCATCTGGCAATATTACCTTTGAGTATTTTTACAGCATCTGGCAACCTAAGCTGCGGTTTGCAGTTTACAAGCAGATGTATGTGGTCTGGCATGACTTCCATTGCAATGACATCCATACTCAAGGATTGGAGCATTTCATTCAGATATTTCTTAACATCTGACTCGATTTTACCAATAAATTCACTCTTTTATTAAACTTTTATTAAAGCCCTTCCTAGTCAGGAAGGGCTTTAACATCACTTGATCCTCTTGAATTTTCCTTTACATGCAGAACATCTGTATTGATCCATATTGCGAATAAAATCGCTGATACGAACCTGTGTTACATATGTTCCGCATCCTTCGCATCGTGCTACATATTTAAACCGCTGCATGAATTCGCCAAGAAGTTCTTCATTCATGTACGGTTTAT encodes:
- the tnpA gene encoding IS200/IS605 family transposase, with amino-acid sequence MGKIESDVKKYLNEMLQSLSMDVIAMEVMPDHIHLLVNCKPQLRLPDAVKILKGNIARWLFLSHPEIKEQLWGGHLWNPSYFVATVSNRSLEQVAGYINSQKNK